From the Entomomonas sp. E2T0 genome, one window contains:
- a CDS encoding fumarylacetoacetate hydrolase family protein, whose amino-acid sequence MSYQHQYIDGTTIHFAVGKVVCVGRNYAEHAKELNNPIPTEPILFIKPATSIVSSNGGFTIPHHRGAVHYEAEIAVLIGKQLAGSVSQTDVIEAIAGFAPALDLTLRDVQAKLKEKGLPWEISKGFDGACVLTPFVPASNYPNLTDIDIRLTINGNICQQGNSSEMLTPIVELIQYIANNFTLLPGDVVLTGTPKGVGPLNTGDRLVMELPEHCHFVSEVI is encoded by the coding sequence ATGAGTTATCAACACCAATATATTGATGGTACAACTATTCATTTTGCTGTAGGCAAAGTGGTATGTGTAGGGCGCAATTATGCAGAACATGCAAAGGAATTAAACAACCCAATACCTACTGAGCCTATTTTATTTATTAAACCAGCTACATCTATTGTCAGCAGTAATGGCGGTTTTACCATTCCACACCATCGTGGCGCTGTCCACTATGAAGCTGAAATTGCGGTACTCATTGGTAAACAACTTGCTGGCTCTGTTAGTCAAACAGATGTAATTGAAGCCATAGCTGGTTTTGCACCTGCCTTAGATCTAACACTACGCGATGTGCAGGCAAAACTTAAAGAAAAGGGCTTACCTTGGGAAATATCTAAAGGTTTTGATGGTGCCTGTGTATTAACACCATTTGTTCCTGCGAGTAATTATCCTAACCTAACAGATATCGATATCCGTTTAACTATTAATGGAAATATTTGTCAACAAGGTAATAGTAGCGAAATGCTCACACCTATTGTGGAACTTATTCAATATATTGCTAATAATTTTACCTTATTACCAGGTGATGTTGTATTAACAGGTACACCAAAAGGTGTTGGCCCTTTAAATACAGGTGATAGATTAGTGATGGAACTACCTGAACACTGTCATTTTGTATCTGAGGTTATTTAA
- a CDS encoding SdiA-regulated domain-containing protein — MAKFFTKKITIFIVILLLLIISLYFVNQKLRVYDRVAYSIKEWRHANEWKNKSLWLPDYKVIIEAKPIKTIDNNLSGLTWNHDTRTLFAVVNNPQQIIELSTTGELLRSIKLTGFGDPEAVEYIGDERFIVADERRQKLIKVIITPTTTEINTEGLQQLTLGMGLTDNKGIEGLAWDSANKKLYAAKERDPIHIYEVTGFPQKPNTTMDIEVGNNPNRDQRLFVRDVSSLDFNQQYQHLLVLSDESKLIVEIDKKGRPISSLSLRFAKGLTKSIPQAEGIAMDDENNLYLVSEPNLFYVFKKKTSD; from the coding sequence TTGGCTAAATTTTTTACTAAAAAAATAACTATCTTTATAGTTATTCTACTATTGTTAATTATCTCACTTTATTTTGTTAATCAAAAACTTCGTGTTTATGACCGTGTTGCATACAGTATTAAAGAATGGCGCCATGCTAATGAATGGAAAAATAAATCCCTGTGGCTGCCAGATTATAAAGTTATCATAGAAGCAAAACCTATCAAAACTATTGATAACAATCTATCAGGTCTAACATGGAACCATGACACAAGAACGCTATTTGCCGTTGTCAATAATCCACAACAAATAATTGAACTATCCACCACAGGTGAATTATTACGTAGTATAAAACTAACAGGTTTTGGTGATCCTGAAGCAGTTGAATACATAGGAGATGAACGCTTTATTGTAGCCGACGAAAGAAGGCAAAAACTTATTAAAGTGATTATTACACCTACTACCACTGAAATTAACACGGAGGGCCTACAACAACTTACACTTGGTATGGGCTTAACTGACAACAAGGGAATTGAAGGGCTAGCTTGGGACTCTGCAAATAAAAAGCTTTATGCTGCTAAAGAACGTGACCCTATCCACATCTATGAAGTAACTGGTTTCCCACAAAAACCTAATACAACCATGGATATAGAAGTAGGCAATAACCCTAACCGTGATCAACGTTTGTTTGTTCGTGATGTATCCAGTTTAGACTTCAATCAACAATATCAACATCTATTAGTACTATCTGATGAATCTAAATTAATTGTTGAGATTGATAAAAAAGGACGCCCTATTAGTAGCCTATCATTAAGATTCGCAAAAGGACTCACTAAATCGATACCACAAGCTGAAGGTATAGCAATGGATGATGAAAACAATCTTTATTTAGTGAGTGAGCCTAATCTATTTTATGTGTTTAAGAAAAAGACCAGTGACTAA
- the thrC gene encoding threonine synthase, whose amino-acid sequence MRYISTRGQAPALNFEDVLLAGLASDGGLYVPENLPRFTVEEISSWAGLPYHELAFKVMRPFVEGSIPDADFKQILEETYGVFAHQAVAPLRPLAGNEWVLELFHGPTLAFKDFALQLLGRLLDYVLAKRNERVVIMGATSGDTGSAAIEGCRRCGNVDIFILHPHNRVSEVQRRQMTTILGDNIHNIAIEGNFDDCQEMVKASFADQGFLKGTRLVAVNSINWARIMAQVVYYFYAALQLGGPSRSVAFSVPTGNFGDIFAGYLARNMGLPINQLIVATNRNDILHRFMSGNHYDKDQLHPSLSPSMDIMVSSNFERLLFDLHGRNGKAVAELLDNFKQTGQLSIEQDRWTEARKLFDSLAVSDEETCATIAEVFKQTGEVLDPHTAIGVRAARLCRRSLALPMVTLGTAHPVKFPEAVEKAGVAKAIELPAHLTDLFKREERCTVLANDLAKIQAFVSQHGNRGKPL is encoded by the coding sequence ATGCGTTATATTAGTACTCGCGGGCAAGCGCCTGCATTAAACTTTGAAGATGTTTTATTAGCAGGTTTAGCCTCTGATGGTGGCTTATATGTGCCTGAAAATTTACCTCGCTTTACAGTAGAAGAAATTAGTAGTTGGGCTGGTTTACCTTATCACGAGCTAGCTTTTAAAGTCATGCGCCCTTTTGTTGAGGGTAGTATTCCTGATGCTGATTTTAAACAAATTCTTGAAGAAACTTATGGCGTGTTTGCTCATCAGGCAGTAGCCCCATTACGTCCTTTAGCAGGTAATGAATGGGTACTTGAGTTATTTCATGGCCCAACCTTAGCCTTTAAAGATTTTGCCTTACAATTACTAGGTCGTTTATTAGATTATGTATTAGCTAAACGTAATGAACGTGTAGTGATTATGGGGGCAACTTCTGGTGATACTGGTTCAGCAGCCATTGAGGGTTGTCGCCGTTGTGGGAATGTAGATATTTTTATTCTGCATCCACATAATCGCGTATCAGAAGTACAACGCCGCCAAATGACCACTATCTTAGGTGATAATATTCATAATATTGCCATTGAAGGTAATTTTGATGATTGCCAAGAAATGGTTAAAGCAAGCTTTGCAGATCAAGGTTTCTTAAAAGGTACTCGTTTAGTAGCAGTAAACTCAATTAATTGGGCGCGTATTATGGCGCAGGTTGTTTACTACTTTTATGCTGCTTTACAACTAGGTGGACCATCACGTTCTGTGGCATTCTCTGTGCCTACAGGTAACTTTGGGGATATTTTTGCGGGTTATTTAGCACGTAATATGGGTTTGCCAATCAATCAGTTGATTGTAGCGACTAATCGTAATGATATTCTGCATCGCTTTATGTCAGGTAACCATTATGATAAAGATCAGTTGCATCCTTCTTTATCTCCTTCGATGGATATTATGGTTTCCTCTAATTTTGAGCGTTTGCTGTTTGACTTGCATGGTCGCAATGGTAAGGCTGTAGCTGAGTTATTAGATAACTTTAAGCAAACAGGTCAGCTTTCTATAGAACAAGATCGTTGGACAGAAGCACGTAAATTATTTGATTCATTAGCAGTGTCTGATGAAGAAACCTGTGCAACTATCGCAGAAGTATTTAAACAAACAGGTGAAGTATTAGATCCTCATACTGCCATTGGAGTAAGAGCGGCTCGTTTATGTCGTCGTAGTTTAGCTTTACCTATGGTTACTTTAGGTACTGCTCATCCTGTGAAGTTCCCAGAAGCAGTGGAAAAAGCAGGTGTGGCAAAAGCTATTGAACTTCCTGCCCATTTAACTGATCTATTTAAACGTGAAGAACGTTGTACAGTGCTTGCTAATGATTTAGCGAAAATACAAGCTTTTGTTAGCCAACATGGTAATAGAGGCAAGCCACTGTAA
- the gluQRS gene encoding tRNA glutamyl-Q(34) synthetase GluQRS, whose protein sequence is MPKPYIGRFAPTPSGGLHLGSLVAALASYLDAKAANGKWLIRIEDIDPPREVVGATENILRTLEAYGFEWDGEILYQSSRLADYELVIDKLFNNGLAYACTCSRKQLENYSIYPNFCRDALKPRLDAAIRIRVPELIYQFIDRVQGNFSQHLGQEVGDFIIKRRDGFFAYQLAVVLDDSEQGITDIVRGADLLDSTPRQLYLQELLGFSMPKYLHVPILLDVNGHKLSKTQCSPILPIVEASKLLITALEVLGQPVETNLYKETPQQILNYAITNWCVDLIPKNQFMVYTHPY, encoded by the coding sequence ATGCCTAAGCCTTATATTGGTCGCTTTGCCCCCACTCCTAGTGGGGGTTTGCATTTAGGATCATTAGTTGCTGCTTTGGCTTCTTACTTGGATGCTAAAGCAGCAAATGGCAAATGGCTTATTCGTATTGAAGATATTGATCCTCCTAGGGAAGTGGTAGGTGCTACGGAAAATATTCTACGCACTTTAGAAGCTTATGGTTTTGAATGGGATGGTGAAATTTTATACCAAAGCAGTCGTTTGGCTGATTATGAGTTGGTAATAGATAAGCTATTTAATAATGGACTAGCTTATGCTTGTACCTGTTCAAGAAAACAATTAGAAAACTATTCAATTTATCCAAATTTTTGTCGTGATGCATTAAAGCCTCGTTTAGACGCCGCTATTAGAATTCGTGTACCAGAGTTAATTTATCAGTTTATTGATCGTGTGCAAGGTAATTTCTCTCAGCATTTGGGGCAAGAAGTTGGGGATTTTATTATTAAGCGTCGAGATGGTTTTTTTGCTTATCAGTTAGCGGTAGTGCTAGATGACTCTGAACAAGGGATTACTGATATTGTGAGGGGTGCAGACCTATTAGATTCAACGCCTAGGCAGCTTTACTTACAAGAACTACTAGGGTTTTCTATGCCAAAGTATTTACATGTTCCCATATTGTTAGATGTAAATGGCCATAAGTTAAGTAAAACACAGTGTTCACCTATTCTACCTATAGTAGAAGCTAGTAAGTTGTTAATAACAGCGCTAGAAGTTTTAGGTCAACCTGTAGAAACAAACTTATATAAAGAAACACCACAACAAATTTTAAATTATGCAATAACTAATTGGTGTGTTGATTTAATTCCTAAAAATCAATTTATGGTTTACACACATCCATATTGA
- the sfsA gene encoding DNA/RNA nuclease SfsA: protein MQFDPPLEEAILIKRYKRFLADIKTATGEILTIHCPNTGSMLNCMSEGCRIWFSRSTDPKRKSAGSWTLSETPQGRLACVNTHLANKLVEEALQRGVIKELLGFNQLRREVKYGQENSRIDFCLDYPNKTTTYLEVKSVTLGYDNSDIAAFPDAVTSRGSKHLRELAELAKQGTNTVLLYCVNLTNISAVRACKEIDANYAKTLQLAHQAGVKILAYSCNITPQEIAVTKSIEVILDS, encoded by the coding sequence ATGCAATTTGATCCCCCTTTAGAAGAAGCAATACTTATTAAACGTTATAAACGTTTTTTAGCAGATATTAAAACTGCAACCGGTGAAATATTAACTATTCATTGCCCAAACACTGGTTCTATGCTTAATTGTATGAGTGAAGGTTGCCGCATTTGGTTTAGTCGCTCAACAGATCCTAAACGTAAATCAGCAGGTTCATGGACACTATCTGAAACACCACAAGGTAGGCTTGCATGTGTTAATACACATTTAGCTAATAAGCTAGTAGAAGAAGCCCTACAGCGAGGTGTTATTAAGGAATTACTAGGGTTTAATCAACTACGTCGTGAAGTCAAATACGGTCAAGAAAATTCTCGTATAGATTTTTGTCTAGATTATCCTAATAAAACCACTACTTATTTAGAAGTTAAGAGTGTCACTCTTGGGTATGATAATAGTGATATCGCAGCCTTTCCGGATGCGGTAACTAGTAGAGGTAGTAAGCACCTTAGAGAGTTAGCCGAATTGGCAAAACAAGGAACCAATACTGTTCTTCTTTACTGTGTTAATTTAACTAATATTTCTGCTGTCAGAGCATGTAAAGAAATTGATGCAAACTATGCTAAAACACTGCAATTAGCTCATCAAGCAGGAGTAAAAATTTTAGCTTATAGTTGTAATATTACTCCACAAGAAATTGCAGTTACAAAATCTATAGAGGTTATTTTAGATAGTTAA
- a CDS encoding pyridoxal phosphate-dependent aminotransferase: protein MNKTFTKRSESIEPFQVMALLARANELQAEGKQVIHLEIGEPDFTTAEPILEAAKAAIDAGYTQYTPALGLPALRKEIAKLYKIRYNLDIDYKRILITPGGSGALLLVSGLLVEAGQHLLMADPGYPCNRNFLRLVEADAKMIPTDHTSNYQLTPKLLEQHWDNNTAGILVASPANPTGTILNKDELAALAKTCQQHQGYFISDEIYHGLTYGVEAPSALEVDDNAYILNSFSKYYGMTGWRLGWLVAPLEAVDSLEKFAQNVYISATSVSQYAALACFKPETQTILEARRAEFAKRRDFLLPALTELGFKIKTKPDGAFYLYADVSAFTDDAYKFCYYFLENQHVAFTPGLDFGNYHSNQHVRFAYTQSLPVLEEAVNRIARGLQNWQG, encoded by the coding sequence ATGAATAAGACTTTCACTAAACGTAGTGAATCTATTGAGCCCTTTCAAGTCATGGCTTTATTAGCTAGGGCAAATGAATTACAAGCTGAAGGTAAGCAAGTAATACATTTAGAAATTGGTGAACCAGACTTCACCACAGCTGAGCCAATTTTAGAAGCTGCCAAAGCGGCTATTGATGCGGGCTATACACAGTACACACCTGCACTTGGCTTACCTGCGTTACGTAAAGAAATAGCTAAACTCTATAAAATACGCTATAACCTTGATATAGACTACAAACGTATTTTAATTACCCCTGGTGGTTCTGGTGCCCTACTATTAGTCAGTGGTTTACTGGTCGAAGCTGGTCAGCACTTGCTAATGGCTGACCCTGGTTACCCCTGCAACCGAAATTTTTTAAGGTTGGTAGAGGCCGATGCAAAAATGATCCCCACAGATCATACTAGCAATTACCAACTAACCCCTAAACTACTAGAACAACATTGGGACAACAATACAGCAGGTATTTTAGTTGCCTCACCTGCTAATCCAACAGGCACTATTTTAAATAAAGATGAATTAGCAGCACTTGCCAAAACTTGCCAACAACATCAAGGTTATTTTATTTCAGATGAAATTTACCATGGTTTAACCTATGGCGTAGAGGCACCTAGTGCTTTAGAAGTAGATGATAACGCTTATATTCTTAACAGTTTCTCCAAATACTATGGAATGACTGGCTGGCGTTTAGGTTGGTTAGTAGCTCCACTAGAAGCTGTAGATAGCTTAGAAAAATTTGCACAAAACGTTTATATCAGTGCTACTAGTGTTTCTCAATACGCTGCATTAGCTTGTTTTAAACCCGAAACACAAACTATTTTAGAGGCACGTCGAGCAGAATTTGCCAAGCGTCGTGACTTTTTATTACCTGCTTTAACAGAGCTAGGTTTTAAAATTAAAACTAAACCTGATGGTGCATTCTATCTTTATGCTGATGTTTCAGCCTTTACTGATGATGCTTATAAATTCTGTTATTACTTTTTAGAAAATCAACATGTTGCTTTTACACCTGGATTAGATTTTGGTAACTATCACTCTAATCAACATGTGCGCTTCGCTTATACCCAAAGTTTGCCTGTATTAGAAGAAGCTGTTAACCGTATCGCTCGTGGCCTACAAAACTGGCAAGGTTAA
- a CDS encoding YhfL family protein, producing the protein MKHFIKLIAVTSIVAFLSGCTGHVYNNERNCSYDYFLHPDVSISKVIGGCGPVANHK; encoded by the coding sequence ATGAAACATTTTATTAAACTAATTGCTGTCACTTCTATTGTCGCTTTTCTTTCTGGTTGTACTGGCCATGTTTATAATAATGAAAGAAATTGTAGTTATGATTATTTCCTGCACCCAGATGTATCTATCTCTAAAGTAATTGGTGGCTGTGGACCTGTAGCTAACCATAAATAA
- the yccS gene encoding YccS family putative transporter — MAGSRSLTNTLYNLWSLERVAYSIRVFIALTGVMAVCWWRDELSLLVPLFLGIIASALAETDDNWQGRLKALIVTLVCFSITSASVTILFPYPWLFAVGLATSAFFLTLLGAIGSRYSTIGMATLILSIYTMISVSQHIEMNNPHIWRDSIALIVGAAWYGVLSVVWSFLFAHQPVLYALASLFYELGEYLRIKATLIEPVRRLDIEERRLALAKQNGKVVAALNVAKETILNRMKGSRHNPQVSRYLKLYFIAQDIHERASSSHYPYDALSEAFFHSDVLFRCQLLLHHQGRACQLLAKAIRLKEPFAYSESTEALEDLKKSIDYVKQQPETNRRLLRSVRALAQNLTVLEQKLVDAKNPDALTHQDISLFDREVHTFKEAFIRLKQNLSFTSLTFRHAVRIAIALSVGYGLMHLLNAEYGFWILLTTLFVCRPSYGATRVRLVQRMIGTVIGVVSGWALITLFPSLIVESIITIIAGVLFFAYRVSRYTLSTAFITLMILCCFNQMGSSAFTMIMPRLLDTFIGCAIAGFAVFLILPDWQGRQLNRVLANTLSTSSRYLREIMRQYETGKEDDLDYRVARRNAHNADAALSSALASMLLEPGYFRKDADAGFRFLVVSHTVLSYLSALGAHRETLQDDTETDALLERVISTIADDLDEIANDLLLKKPVKLKSETEESLAKELEQLPEEMDDNLKLVLTELALICRQLIRIRTLSAQLQHQAIEQPVTN, encoded by the coding sequence ATGGCGGGCAGTCGTTCGTTAACAAATACACTCTATAATTTATGGTCGCTAGAGCGGGTTGCTTATAGTATAAGGGTATTTATTGCTTTAACAGGAGTAATGGCAGTATGTTGGTGGCGAGATGAATTATCATTATTAGTACCTTTATTTTTAGGTATTATTGCAAGTGCTTTAGCGGAGACTGATGATAATTGGCAGGGAAGATTAAAGGCTCTTATTGTAACATTAGTCTGTTTTAGTATTACATCTGCCTCTGTTACTATCTTATTCCCTTATCCATGGTTATTTGCTGTAGGTCTTGCTACCTCTGCTTTTTTTCTCACCTTGTTGGGTGCTATTGGTAGTCGTTACAGTACCATTGGCATGGCGACATTAATTCTTTCTATTTATACTATGATTAGTGTTAGCCAACATATTGAGATGAATAATCCACATATTTGGCGTGATAGTATCGCATTAATCGTTGGTGCTGCATGGTATGGAGTGTTATCGGTTGTTTGGAGTTTTCTATTTGCTCATCAACCTGTGCTATATGCATTAGCGAGTTTATTTTATGAGTTGGGTGAATATCTAAGAATTAAAGCAACTTTGATAGAGCCCGTTAGGCGCTTAGATATTGAGGAAAGGAGATTAGCTTTAGCTAAACAAAATGGCAAGGTAGTAGCTGCCCTTAATGTGGCAAAAGAAACCATATTAAATAGAATGAAAGGTAGCCGTCATAATCCTCAGGTAAGCCGTTATTTAAAACTTTACTTTATTGCTCAGGATATTCATGAGCGAGCAAGTTCATCGCATTATCCTTATGATGCGTTAAGTGAAGCATTTTTTCATAGTGATGTATTATTTCGTTGTCAGTTATTGTTACACCATCAAGGTAGGGCTTGTCAGTTATTAGCTAAAGCCATTCGTTTAAAGGAACCCTTTGCTTACAGTGAAAGTACAGAAGCTTTAGAGGACTTAAAAAAATCTATTGATTATGTGAAACAACAGCCAGAAACCAATAGAAGATTATTACGCTCAGTACGTGCTTTAGCACAAAATTTAACCGTGTTAGAGCAAAAGTTAGTGGATGCTAAAAACCCTGATGCATTAACCCATCAAGATATTAGTTTATTTGATCGAGAAGTACATACTTTTAAAGAAGCATTTATTCGTTTAAAACAAAATCTTTCTTTTACTTCATTAACATTTCGTCATGCTGTACGTATAGCCATTGCTCTTTCTGTGGGTTATGGGTTAATGCATTTATTAAATGCTGAATATGGTTTTTGGATTTTACTGACAACACTATTTGTTTGTAGACCAAGTTATGGTGCAACAAGAGTGCGTCTAGTGCAACGGATGATAGGTACAGTTATTGGGGTGGTAAGTGGTTGGGCATTGATTACATTGTTCCCTAGTTTAATTGTGGAATCGATTATTACTATTATCGCAGGGGTTTTATTCTTTGCTTATCGAGTAAGTCGTTATACGTTATCGACAGCTTTTATTACATTAATGATTTTGTGTTGTTTTAATCAAATGGGTAGCTCAGCCTTTACCATGATTATGCCACGCTTATTGGATACATTTATTGGTTGTGCTATTGCAGGTTTTGCGGTGTTTTTAATTTTACCTGATTGGCAGGGTAGACAATTAAATAGAGTTTTAGCTAATACCTTAAGTACTAGCAGTCGTTATTTACGCGAAATTATGCGCCAATATGAGACAGGCAAGGAAGATGATTTAGATTATCGAGTTGCCCGTCGTAATGCCCATAATGCAGATGCTGCCTTATCAAGTGCATTAGCCAGTATGTTATTAGAGCCTGGCTACTTTAGAAAAGATGCCGATGCAGGTTTTCGCTTTCTAGTGGTTTCTCATACCGTGCTAAGTTACTTATCAGCCTTAGGTGCACATCGAGAAACATTGCAGGATGATACTGAAACAGATGCTTTACTAGAAAGAGTGATATCTACCATTGCAGATGACTTAGATGAAATAGCCAATGATCTTTTATTGAAAAAGCCTGTTAAATTAAAGAGTGAGACAGAGGAGTCATTAGCTAAAGAATTAGAACAATTACCCGAAGAAATGGATGATAATTTAAAACTAGTACTAACAGAATTAGCGTTAATTTGTAGGCAACTAATACGTATTAGAACATTATCTGCACAATTGCAACATCAGGCAATAGAACAACCAGTGACTAATTAG
- the dksA gene encoding RNA polymerase-binding protein DksA produces the protein MGQGFTPYKEKKGEEYMSEAMREHFAGILKKWRAELVEDMTRTVEHMQDDAANFPDPADRATQEEEFSLELRTRDRERKLIKKIDDTLQLIAENNYGWCDSCGVEIGIRRLEARPTATLCIDCKTLAEIKEKQTGL, from the coding sequence ATCGGTCAAGGATTCACACCTTATAAAGAAAAGAAAGGTGAAGAATACATGAGCGAAGCAATGCGCGAACATTTTGCAGGGATTCTTAAAAAATGGCGCGCAGAGCTAGTAGAGGATATGACTCGTACAGTTGAGCATATGCAGGATGATGCTGCTAATTTTCCAGATCCAGCAGATAGAGCAACTCAAGAAGAAGAGTTTAGTTTGGAACTACGAACTCGTGATAGAGAGCGTAAATTAATCAAGAAAATTGATGATACGTTACAATTGATTGCAGAAAATAATTATGGATGGTGTGATTCTTGTGGTGTTGAGATTGGTATTCGCCGCTTAGAAGCGCGTCCAACAGCAACACTTTGCATTGATTGTAAAACATTAGCAGAGATAAAAGAGAAGCAAACAGGTCTATAG
- a CDS encoding homoserine dehydrogenase, with the protein MKPVKVGICGLGTVGGGTFNVLVRNAQEIARRAGRDIEVAQIAARSINPQCQTGSTPITEDVFDVVNNPEIDIVVELIGGYTLARELVLKAIENGKHVVTANKALIAVHGNEIFTKAEEKGVIVAFEASVAGGIPIIKAIREGLAGNQINWVAGIINGTGNFILTEMREKGRAFADVLKEAQQLGYAEADPTFDVEGIDAAHKLTILASIAFGIPLQFDKAYTEGITKLTSEDVLYADALGYRIKHLGVAKRTEQGIELRVHPTLIPAEKLLANVNGVMNAVMVNGDAVGSTLYYGAGAGMDATASAVVADLVDVVRVMTSDPENRVPHLAFQPSALSDVPVLPITECETAYYLRIQAKDSPGVLAQVATILSERGINIESIMQKELEEMDGKVPMILLTHKVTEAKMNDAITALEALEGVEGQVVRVRVEQLN; encoded by the coding sequence TTGAAACCAGTAAAAGTTGGCATATGTGGGTTGGGTACTGTCGGTGGTGGTACTTTTAATGTATTAGTGCGTAATGCGCAAGAGATTGCTCGTCGCGCAGGTAGAGATATTGAGGTAGCACAAATTGCAGCTCGCTCTATTAACCCACAATGTCAAACAGGTAGCACCCCTATTACGGAAGATGTTTTTGATGTAGTAAATAACCCTGAAATTGATATTGTTGTTGAGTTAATTGGCGGTTATACCTTAGCTCGTGAGTTAGTACTTAAAGCAATTGAAAATGGTAAGCATGTAGTTACTGCTAATAAAGCATTGATTGCTGTACATGGTAATGAAATTTTTACTAAGGCAGAAGAAAAAGGTGTTATTGTTGCTTTTGAAGCTTCAGTGGCTGGCGGTATCCCAATTATTAAAGCAATTCGTGAAGGATTGGCGGGTAATCAAATTAATTGGGTGGCTGGTATTATTAATGGTACAGGTAATTTTATCCTGACTGAAATGCGTGAAAAAGGCCGTGCGTTTGCTGATGTATTAAAAGAAGCGCAGCAGTTAGGTTATGCCGAAGCTGATCCTACCTTTGATGTGGAAGGTATTGATGCTGCACATAAATTAACTATTTTAGCGTCTATTGCATTTGGTATTCCTTTACAGTTTGATAAAGCCTATACAGAAGGTATTACTAAACTAACCTCTGAAGATGTATTGTATGCAGATGCTTTAGGCTATCGTATTAAACATTTGGGTGTGGCAAAACGCACAGAACAAGGTATTGAATTACGTGTACATCCGACATTAATCCCAGCAGAGAAATTACTAGCTAATGTAAACGGCGTAATGAATGCTGTAATGGTAAATGGTGATGCAGTAGGTTCAACATTATACTATGGTGCAGGTGCAGGTATGGATGCAACAGCCTCAGCAGTGGTAGCTGATTTAGTAGATGTTGTGCGAGTGATGACATCTGACCCTGAAAACCGTGTGCCTCATTTAGCATTCCAACCATCAGCATTATCTGATGTACCTGTATTACCTATTACTGAGTGTGAAACGGCTTATTATTTACGAATTCAAGCTAAAGATTCTCCAGGTGTATTGGCTCAAGTGGCGACTATCCTCTCCGAGCGTGGTATTAATATTGAATCTATTATGCAAAAAGAGTTAGAAGAAATGGATGGTAAAGTCCCAATGATTTTACTTACCCATAAAGTAACTGAAGCAAAAATGAATGATGCGATTACTGCACTTGAAGCCTTAGAGGGTGTAGAGGGGCAAGTAGTACGTGTTCGTGTTGAACAGCTAAATTAA